The Candidatus Parvarchaeota archaeon DNA window GAGCAAATCCGGGTTTACCCCTTTGGTTGGCTTGTAGTTTGTGGCGACCGAATTTCCAACTTCATCAATCCAAACTTTCTCGAATGGAAATTGCTTGAGATATTCTTCACAAAGCTTTGCAACTTCCTGTTCCTTGAAGCTTGGGCTGGGAGTCTGCACCAGTTTGTCAAGAAATTCGATATGGTCCATAAATATAAACTCCAAATATTTCAATCAAAAATTCAATCAAGAACTTAAATCAAAAACTTTTTCAAGAATTTATTCTAGCACCCTGTCTAGCGCCGCAACTACCTCATCCACCTGCTCTTTGGTTATTATCAAAGGCGGAAGGAACCTTAATACCATATCTCCTGCAGGCAAAGCAAGCACGCCTTCCCCAATGAGCTTTGAGAGGTATTCTTTTGAAGGCTTTTTGAGCTCTATTGCAACCATCAGCCCCTTTCCGCGAACTTCCCTGACCAGTTTCTTGGAAGTTTCAAATTCTTTTAGCCGCTCAAGAAAATATTTGCCAACTGTGCCAGCATTTTCGCACATTTTCTCGTCCTTTATTGCCGCAAGCGATGCAATTCCCGCAGAAGCTGCCAAAGGGTTTCCGCCAAATGTCGACCCGTGCTGCTGCGGTGCAAAGTCAATACCCTGTCTTGCAATTATGGCTCCGCAAGGCACTCCGCCTGCTATGCCTTTTGCCATGCAGACAATGTCAGCCTGGCAGTCAAAATGCTCAATTGCAAACATTTTTCCGCTCCTGCCAAATCCAGTCTGGATTTCATCTATTATTAGAAGCGTGCCCCACTTGTCGCAAATCTCCCGCACTGCCTTAAAGTAACCTGCAGGCGGAGGCCTGACGCCTCCCTCTCCTTGGATTGGCTCAAGCACAACAGCGGCAATATCGTGGCTTGCAATATTGGAGTTGATTTGAATATCATGGCTGCTTGTCTGATATTTTTGGCTTTCTTGGATTGCCTGGCTTTCCTGGTCTGTTTGACTTGTCAGGATTTTTTGTCTGGTCTGGTATGGTTGGCTTGCTTGGTTTGTCTGTTCGGTTGCTTGTGCAAATGCAGCCTCAAGGCTTGCAATGTCGCCAAAACGCACGCGCTTTACTGGACCTATTAAAGGCTCGAATGGCTCGCGGTATTTTGGGTTGAATGTGAGGGCAAGGGAGCCTGTTGTCCTGCCATGAAAAGCATTCATTGCACAGACAAACCCTTTTTTCTTTGTAAATGCGCGGGCAAGTTTTAGTGCTGCTTCCATTGCTTCGGTACCCGAGTTGCACAAGAAAACTTTTCCAGAACGCAGCTTCTCCCCAGGTGCAACTGACAATAGTTCCTGCTCAAATTCCATTCTCTGATGGTTTGGAAATACTTCCGGGCAGCAGACAAGGGTTTTTGCCTGCTGAGCAATTGCATTTGAAACTTTTGGGTGGCAGTGGCCAATGACTCCAACACCGTGCCCCATGACACAATCAATGTATCTTTTCCCTGATTTATCGTAAAGATAAACCCCTTCACCCTTCTGCGCGACAAAGGGACGTTTGTTGTAGCAGGAAAGCTCTGCGGCTTTTTCCCCCAGTATTATTTCATCGCTTGTCAATTCCATTTTATACACCACTTTGGATAAGCACAATTTCTGTTTCTGTTTCTATTAAACATATTACAATTTAGATATTCTGACTGGTGCTTTTTGCCTTCAATTTGATTATTTCCTGCAGTGTGTTCCTGCCCCCAAAAGCAGTTTGCTGATAGGGGTTTCAACTGTGCCGTTCCCTATTATCACTTCCTCAACACCGCCGTCAAGAGCCTCTGCGCACGCAAATAATTTCTTTTTCATGCCGCCGCTTGCCTTGCCCCCGCCGGCATTTTCAATTGCAGATGCAAGCTCTTCGCGATTGAGAGTTTGAACCAAATCGTTTGGGAAATTTTTGTAATAGCCATCCACATCGGTTAGTGAAATGAAAATATCAGCATGCAGTTCCACGCCAACCATTGCAGCAAGCCTGTCGCCATCAACGTTGAGCGGCTGGCATGCCTCGCCCATTGCAAGTGCAGCAACAACAGGAGCATAGCCTTGTGACAAAAGCGTGTGCAAAAGAGAGCCATTGATTTTCTCGATTTTGCCCGTGTAGTCGTCTCGGATAATTTTCTGCTTGCCTGATTCATCAACTGAAGTGACAACTTTTTGCCTTGCAAGAGTCAGCTTTCCATCAAAACCAGAAAGCCCTACAGCATTAATGCCTTCTTTTTGAAGCGCAAGCACCACATTAGCACTCACCTCTCCGGCAAGGGCTAGCACAAAAACTTCAATGACTTTCTGATTTGTGTAGCGGGATTTGAAGCCGCCAGGCGATGTGAGAAACTGCGGGGTTATGCCAAGTTTTTTGCAAAGCGAATTGATCTGGGCGCTTCCGCCATGCACAATAACAATAGAGTATTTTGATTGCAATGCTGCAATGTCTTTTGCAATAAAGCCTGGGTTGCTTGCAATGCTGCCGCCTATCTTGACAACAACAATTGGTTTTTGATCAAGCTTTGTTCCAGCCGGCATATTTCCAGCCATTGAGTTTTCAGCTACAATTTTTTCCGCCATGATCATAACCTATTTTTCTAAAGTGGGTGGAAGCCCGGCTGCCACAAGCCTGTTTTCTCATCCAAACCATTCATTAGATTAAAACACTGGATTGCCTGCCCGCCACTTCCCTTGACAAGATTATCAATGGCGCTCATCCCAATTATCCTGCCTTTTTCCTCATCAAGCTCAAAGCCAATGTCAACAAAATTGGAGCCCACAACTGGCTTTGGCTCAGGATATCTGTAAAGCGTTTCCTTGTCTTTGACAAGCCTTACAAATGACGAGCCCGAGTAAAATGAGCGGTAAGCCTTCCAAACATCCACATCTGCGGTTTTGCCTGCAAGCCTTGCGTGTATTGTGGTGAGTATGCCCCTCACCATTTCAACTGCATGCGGCGTGAGGCCAACTGAAATTGGCGCGCCTGCTATTGCAGAAAGCTCCTGCTCTATTTCAGCAGTATGCCTATGCTTTGATGGCTTGTAGGAGCGCACAGTACCGGACCTTTCAGGGTGATGCGTTGATATGTCAAAGCCGGCGCCGCCTGCTGACGAGCCGATTTTTGAGTCTGCGATAATTCCCTCCGGCAGTATTATCTTGTTTTTTACAAGAGGGGCTAGTGCAAGTATCGCCGAGGTTGCAAGGCAGCCGGCGCAAGCCACAAGTTTTGCTTTTTTTATTTCCTCGCGGTGAAGCTCGGGAATGCCGTATACTGATTTTGGCAGCAGTTCGGGGTTTGGGTGCACGCCGTAGTATTTGGCATAAACGTCCTTGTTTTTAAGGCGAAAATCTGCAGACAAATCAATGATTTTTGCGCCAGTTTCCATAAACTGTTTGACATAAGGCGAAGCGGTTTTGTGGGGTGTGCAGATAAAAATCGTGTCAACATCGGTTTTCAATTCCTTGACAGGGGTGAATGCAAGTTGCGTGAAACCGCGAAGATTTGGATTGAGTTTTGTGACTGCAGTGCCTGCAAATCTCTCCGAAGTCACCTGCACAAGCTCGATTTGCGGGTGCATCAGGGCCAGGCGCAAAAGCTCGCCGCCAGTATAACCTGACGCGCCAATAATTGATGCGCGTATTTTTTCCATATGAAATCACCAGTTTGATAATAGGTATTGGGAGTTGATTGGCTTTTTTATATATACTATTTAGCCTGGGATTTGAGCCACTGCACAATTTTTTCTGCAACATTGACTCCCCCAATTTCCATTGAATTGCGAAAATCTATATTATGATTGATTTCATGCACAACAAAACCGCCTTCCTTTGACTCCATCAGATCAACACCATAGATTCCATCATCAACAATAGAAACTGCCTTGAGAACAAGCTCCTCAAGCTCAGAGGTTATTTGGAACTTTTGCGCCACGCCGCCTGAACTTGTGTTGGTTATGAATTGTGAGCCGTTTGCCGATTTTCGATAAATCGTGTAAAGCACCTCCTTCCCTACAACAACTGCGCGAATATCCCTCCCCGGCTTTTCAATGTGCTTCTGAAGATAGTAGATGCGGTTTTGCGCATTGCCAAGCACCTCGCGCGACTCAATTACCGCCTCGGCAGAATCCTTGTCGTTTAACCTGCTTACAAGCCTGCCCCACGAGCCAATAGTGGGCTTTATCACGCACGGGTAGCCAAGTTCCCCGATGGCTTTTTGCGCAGACTCCGGAGAATAGGCGAGATATGTTTTTGGGGTTGGAATGCCGTTTTTTGCAAGAAGTATTGAAGTGTGTGCCTTGTCGCCGCAAACAAGCTGGCTTTTCAGGGAATTGACAATTTGGCTTCCCTGTGCCCCAAAATGCATTGTGGAGTAGAGTGAACGGTAGTATGAGCTTGAGCGCTGGAGAATGATGTCCAGGGCTTTCTGTGCACAGCCCGTTGGTGATTCGCTGCCTTCTTGCCCCGTTATGGGCAGGACAAAATCAGTGTCGCACATTGGCTCAAGCTCAATGCCTGCTTTTTTTCCTTCCTCAAGCAACATGCGGTTCTCCGCTGTGATTATTGTGTAGATAAGTCCGAATTTTGCCATTGTCAATCAACCCTTATACAGCCAGAAGCATGTTGCCATGCCGCC harbors:
- a CDS encoding aspartate aminotransferase family protein; its protein translation is MELTSDEIILGEKAAELSCYNKRPFVAQKGEGVYLYDKSGKRYIDCVMGHGVGVIGHCHPKVSNAIAQQAKTLVCCPEVFPNHQRMEFEQELLSVAPGEKLRSGKVFLCNSGTEAMEAALKLARAFTKKKGFVCAMNAFHGRTTGSLALTFNPKYREPFEPLIGPVKRVRFGDIASLEAAFAQATEQTNQASQPYQTRQKILTSQTDQESQAIQESQKYQTSSHDIQINSNIASHDIAAVVLEPIQGEGGVRPPPAGYFKAVREICDKWGTLLIIDEIQTGFGRSGKMFAIEHFDCQADIVCMAKGIAGGVPCGAIIARQGIDFAPQQHGSTFGGNPLAASAGIASLAAIKDEKMCENAGTVGKYFLERLKEFETSKKLVREVRGKGLMVAIELKKPSKEYLSKLIGEGVLALPAGDMVLRFLPPLIITKEQVDEVVAALDRVLE
- a CDS encoding acetylornithine deacetylase, producing the protein MDHIEFLDKLVQTPSPSFKEQEVAKLCEEYLKQFPFEKVWIDEVGNSVATNYKPTKGVNPDLL
- a CDS encoding [LysW]-aminoadipate kinase — encoded protein: MIMAEKIVAENSMAGNMPAGTKLDQKPIVVVKIGGSIASNPGFIAKDIAALQSKYSIVIVHGGSAQINSLCKKLGITPQFLTSPGGFKSRYTNQKVIEVFVLALAGEVSANVVLALQKEGINAVGLSGFDGKLTLARQKVVTSVDESGKQKIIRDDYTGKIEKINGSLLHTLLSQGYAPVVAALAMGEACQPLNVDGDRLAAMVGVELHADIFISLTDVDGYYKNFPNDLVQTLNREELASAIENAGGGKASGGMKKKLFACAEALDGGVEEVIIGNGTVETPISKLLLGAGTHCRK
- the lysX gene encoding lysine biosynthesis protein LysX; the encoded protein is MAKFGLIYTIITAENRMLLEEGKKAGIELEPMCDTDFVLPITGQEGSESPTGCAQKALDIILQRSSSYYRSLYSTMHFGAQGSQIVNSLKSQLVCGDKAHTSILLAKNGIPTPKTYLAYSPESAQKAIGELGYPCVIKPTIGSWGRLVSRLNDKDSAEAVIESREVLGNAQNRIYYLQKHIEKPGRDIRAVVVGKEVLYTIYRKSANGSQFITNTSSGGVAQKFQITSELEELVLKAVSIVDDGIYGVDLMESKEGGFVVHEINHNIDFRNSMEIGGVNVAEKIVQWLKSQAK
- a CDS encoding N-acetyl-gamma-glutamyl-phosphate reductase, producing the protein MRASIIGASGYTGGELLRLALMHPQIELVQVTSERFAGTAVTKLNPNLRGFTQLAFTPVKELKTDVDTIFICTPHKTASPYVKQFMETGAKIIDLSADFRLKNKDVYAKYYGVHPNPELLPKSVYGIPELHREEIKKAKLVACAGCLATSAILALAPLVKNKIILPEGIIADSKIGSSAGGAGFDISTHHPERSGTVRSYKPSKHRHTAEIEQELSAIAGAPISVGLTPHAVEMVRGILTTIHARLAGKTADVDVWKAYRSFYSGSSFVRLVKDKETLYRYPEPKPVVGSNFVDIGFELDEEKGRIIGMSAIDNLVKGSGGQAIQCFNLMNGLDEKTGLWQPGFHPL